Proteins encoded by one window of Akkermansia muciniphila ATCC BAA-835:
- the def gene encoding peptide deformylase, translating to MLLEIAQYGNPVLKEKCRPVEHFDDSLKTLAENMLETMYAAEGIGLAAPQVSIPIQLVVIDIPKEEESVTWLKVNGEDKELSDIMPLMFANPVLEPYGPMHPFHEGCLSVMKIRASVVRPDFVKATVLLIDGREITIDCNGLLARCLQHECDHLNGILFVERVSSAQKITLRNKLKRLALGY from the coding sequence ATGTTATTGGAAATAGCACAGTATGGAAATCCGGTATTGAAGGAAAAATGCCGCCCTGTAGAACATTTTGACGACAGCCTGAAAACCCTGGCGGAAAATATGCTGGAAACCATGTACGCAGCAGAGGGCATTGGCCTGGCGGCTCCCCAGGTGAGCATTCCCATTCAACTGGTAGTGATTGATATTCCGAAGGAGGAAGAGTCCGTCACCTGGCTTAAAGTGAACGGAGAGGACAAAGAGCTTTCCGACATCATGCCCTTGATGTTTGCCAATCCCGTTCTGGAACCTTACGGCCCCATGCATCCTTTTCATGAAGGCTGCCTGAGCGTGATGAAAATACGTGCTTCCGTCGTGAGGCCGGATTTTGTCAAGGCTACGGTGCTTCTGATTGACGGAAGAGAAATAACGATTGACTGCAACGGCCTTCTGGCCAGATGCCTGCAGCATGAATGCGACCATTTGAACGGCATCCTTTTTGTGGAGCGCGTTTCTTCCGCACAGAAGATTACCCTGCGCAACAAATTGAAGCGTCTGGCATTGGGATATTAG
- a CDS encoding MotA/TolQ/ExbB proton channel family protein → MMMNLIKDCITFFQAGGVFMYPLAACSVLLIAAVIYRMFNMKKSLICPVVLTRAVEQYTRGAVGRTELERIAADSDSVEGRLVLDALNAPLEDEASLKEMIQVKAREEFVTLQAGLPLLDMIVMIAPMFGILGTASGLVQIFSVFGMDESHGMIAQGIAQALNTTIAGLAIATPAVIAHVYYSRKLERISASMEVLLTELVSFRCHHSQR, encoded by the coding sequence ATGATGATGAACTTGATCAAAGACTGCATTACATTCTTCCAGGCAGGCGGCGTTTTCATGTACCCGCTGGCAGCCTGTTCCGTTCTTCTTATTGCGGCCGTTATTTACCGCATGTTCAATATGAAGAAGAGCCTCATTTGCCCCGTCGTGCTGACCAGGGCCGTGGAGCAGTACACCCGCGGCGCCGTGGGGCGCACTGAATTGGAGAGAATAGCTGCGGATTCGGATTCCGTGGAGGGCCGCCTGGTGCTGGATGCGTTGAATGCACCGCTGGAGGATGAAGCCTCCCTGAAGGAAATGATCCAGGTGAAGGCCCGCGAGGAGTTTGTAACGCTTCAGGCGGGTCTGCCCCTGCTGGACATGATTGTGATGATCGCACCCATGTTCGGCATCCTGGGAACCGCCAGCGGCCTGGTGCAGATTTTCAGCGTTTTCGGAATGGATGAGAGTCACGGCATGATTGCTCAGGGGATTGCCCAGGCTCTGAATACGACGATTGCCGGTCTCGCCATCGCCACTCCGGCCGTGATTGCCCACGTTTATTATTCCCGCAAGCTGGAGCGTATTTCCGCCTCCATGGAAGTCCTGCTGACAGAGCTGGTTTCCTTCCGCTGCCATCATTCCCAACGCTGA
- a CDS encoding formate--tetrahydrofolate ligase: MVTPAFSDCINKLGVDEKDVIPFGRNKAKISLDVLDKPATPGKLILVSAITPTPSGEGKTTVSIGLAQGLQAIGKKVCLALRQPSMGPVFGRKGGATGGGKSSLTPAEEINMHFTGDFHAITSAHNLISAIIDNAMFFHTLNIDERKVIWKRVMDMNDRSLRSIIVGLNKQGFPRETGFDITPASEIMACLCLATSYKDMEERINRIVIGFTTDDKPVFARELGITGSVMSLLKDALMPNLVQSVEGVPCFLHGGPFANIAHGCNSVLATRMALHFGDYAVTEAGFAFDLGAEKFLDIKCRQSGLDPAAIVIVATARALKMHGGTALADLKNTDVDALKKGLANLDAHLDAAAHYKRPVVVAVNKFFDDSREELDAIVKHCAERGIPCAIADIFSQGGEGGKDLAQMVVEAADRSSAPFKPLYESALPVEEKLNIIARNIYGADGVELTAAAKKKLAQFEASRLTDLPICMAKTQNSLSDNGRLRGRPTGFTITVRDFEIANGAGFLVALCGEIMRMPALPVSPNAMHIYLDDKGNVQGL, encoded by the coding sequence ATGGTTACACCTGCATTCTCCGACTGTATCAACAAGCTGGGCGTCGATGAAAAAGACGTCATTCCCTTCGGCCGCAACAAGGCCAAAATTTCCCTGGACGTATTGGACAAGCCGGCAACCCCCGGCAAACTCATCCTGGTATCCGCCATCACTCCCACCCCATCCGGAGAAGGCAAAACCACCGTTTCCATCGGCTTGGCGCAGGGATTGCAGGCCATCGGCAAAAAAGTCTGCCTGGCGCTCCGGCAACCTTCCATGGGACCGGTGTTCGGCCGCAAGGGCGGAGCTACCGGAGGCGGCAAAAGCTCCCTGACGCCGGCAGAGGAAATCAACATGCATTTCACAGGGGACTTCCACGCCATTACATCCGCCCACAACCTCATCAGCGCCATCATTGATAACGCCATGTTCTTCCACACGCTGAACATTGACGAACGCAAAGTCATATGGAAGCGGGTCATGGACATGAACGACCGTTCCCTGCGTTCCATCATCGTGGGGCTCAACAAGCAGGGGTTCCCCCGAGAAACAGGCTTCGATATCACCCCGGCTTCGGAAATCATGGCGTGCCTGTGCCTTGCCACTTCCTACAAGGACATGGAAGAACGCATCAACCGCATCGTGATCGGATTCACGACGGATGACAAGCCCGTATTCGCAAGGGAACTGGGCATTACCGGTTCCGTCATGTCCCTGCTGAAAGATGCCCTGATGCCCAATCTGGTTCAATCCGTGGAAGGAGTGCCCTGTTTCCTGCACGGCGGCCCGTTTGCCAACATTGCCCACGGCTGCAACTCCGTGCTGGCCACCAGGATGGCCCTGCATTTTGGGGACTATGCCGTCACGGAAGCCGGATTCGCGTTTGACCTGGGTGCAGAGAAATTCCTGGATATCAAATGCCGCCAGTCCGGACTGGATCCGGCGGCCATTGTCATCGTAGCTACGGCACGCGCGCTGAAAATGCACGGGGGAACTGCCCTTGCGGATCTGAAAAACACGGATGTGGATGCGCTGAAAAAAGGCCTTGCCAACCTGGATGCGCATCTGGACGCTGCCGCCCACTACAAACGCCCCGTTGTGGTCGCCGTCAACAAATTCTTTGACGACTCCCGGGAAGAACTGGACGCTATCGTGAAACACTGCGCGGAACGCGGTATTCCCTGCGCCATTGCGGATATCTTCTCCCAGGGAGGAGAAGGAGGCAAAGACCTGGCCCAAATGGTTGTGGAAGCTGCGGACAGGAGTTCCGCCCCTTTCAAGCCCCTCTATGAATCCGCCCTGCCGGTGGAAGAAAAACTCAACATCATTGCCCGCAACATTTACGGGGCGGACGGTGTGGAATTGACAGCCGCCGCCAAAAAGAAGCTGGCCCAGTTTGAAGCCAGCCGCCTGACGGACCTTCCCATCTGCATGGCAAAAACCCAGAACTCCCTTTCCGACAACGGACGCCTCCGAGGACGCCCCACCGGCTTCACCATCACCGTGCGCGACTTTGAAATCGCCAACGGGGCCGGCTTCCTGGTGGCCCTCTGCGGGGAAATCATGCGCATGCCCGCCCTTCCCGTCTCACCGAACGCCATGCACATCTACCTGGATGACAAGGGCAACGTCCAGGGGCTCTGA
- a CDS encoding single-stranded DNA-binding protein — MANLNKVFLMGNLTADPELRYTPKGTAVTDIRLAINRYYAGDNSERQEETTFVDVTLWNRQAEVAGNYLSKGRGVFVEGRLQLDSWEDKASGQKRTKLRVIGENIQLFPRGGEGDMGGAPRQQYQNAPRSNNYGQSRPAQNYNPPPMPPTNQPSNDFGDMDDEIPF, encoded by the coding sequence ATGGCCAATCTCAACAAAGTCTTCTTAATGGGCAACCTTACCGCTGATCCCGAACTGCGCTACACTCCCAAAGGAACCGCCGTTACGGACATCCGCCTTGCCATCAACCGTTACTACGCGGGCGACAACAGCGAACGCCAGGAAGAAACCACTTTCGTGGACGTCACCCTTTGGAACCGCCAGGCGGAAGTTGCCGGCAACTACCTCAGCAAGGGCCGCGGAGTCTTTGTGGAAGGACGCCTTCAACTGGATTCCTGGGAAGATAAAGCCTCCGGGCAGAAACGCACCAAGCTGCGCGTGATTGGGGAAAACATCCAGCTCTTCCCCCGCGGCGGTGAAGGCGATATGGGAGGTGCTCCGCGCCAGCAGTACCAGAATGCTCCCCGTTCCAACAACTACGGACAATCCCGCCCGGCCCAGAACTACAACCCGCCCCCCATGCCCCCCACCAATCAGCCGTCCAACGACTTCGGAGACATGGACGACGAAATCCCGTTCTAA
- a CDS encoding ExbD/TolR family protein, with protein sequence MQFYRKKARSMGVPIVPMIDILTILLIFFIVHTQWKKPQSLLKIDVPGAEFMEGTPSSEQRAVLTVTGTSAISLNGRLVEMNELAAALEALKKENPGVKLQLDVDKKAEFGIIVGIWDALTSVGIDAGEVPARIEINKPGAR encoded by the coding sequence ATGCAGTTTTACCGCAAGAAAGCAAGGAGCATGGGGGTGCCCATCGTCCCCATGATTGACATATTGACCATTCTGCTGATTTTTTTCATTGTCCATACGCAGTGGAAGAAGCCGCAGTCCCTGCTTAAGATAGATGTACCCGGAGCGGAATTCATGGAGGGGACTCCGTCTTCGGAACAGCGGGCCGTTCTGACCGTGACGGGGACATCCGCCATTTCCCTGAATGGCAGGCTGGTGGAGATGAATGAACTGGCTGCTGCCCTGGAAGCCTTGAAAAAGGAAAATCCAGGCGTCAAACTGCAGCTTGATGTGGATAAAAAAGCGGAGTTTGGCATCATTGTCGGCATTTGGGATGCGCTGACGTCTGTGGGTATTGACGCAGGTGAGGTTCCTGCCAGAATAGAAATCAACAAGCCCGGCGCACGGTAA
- a CDS encoding ABC transporter permease — MPLTLLGVTFLVFCITRFVPGGPIEQMMQQQSMSALSGQKAGSQRGDNNLSEADMERLEEQYSLQEPIITAYLQWLGVLPKKIFISREEFGEIGGAGEGDKEDEYSGISDTHTRINLNETGEQVVVVRQDKDSGSVKDAFFSGTPSRKAASEGWTVDIESPMDRAERWARRMRQTDNTEAVRDKARGYAWRAVMYKTSFDGLLQGTMGNSFKYNEPVWDMIKERIPVSLYFGILSAIITYSVCIPLGVVKAIRHKSLVDNISSVLIFLGYSVPGFALGAVLVVYLGARLEWFPLCGLTSPDFADMGFWQQAGDLLHHTVLPLICYVVSSFAITTMMMKNNLMDNLSADYIRTAMAKGVSFRGAVIKHAFRNSFIPIASTLGSLISLIVAGSMLVEKVFDIQGFGMLSYQALMDKDYALIMGTLLLTSFLMVLGNLLSDIIVAAVDPRIKFE; from the coding sequence ATGCCCTTGACGCTCCTGGGGGTTACGTTTCTCGTCTTTTGCATAACCCGTTTTGTTCCGGGAGGTCCCATTGAGCAGATGATGCAGCAGCAAAGCATGAGCGCCCTGTCCGGACAGAAAGCCGGCTCCCAGCGCGGCGACAATAACCTGAGTGAAGCGGATATGGAGCGGCTGGAAGAGCAGTACAGCCTGCAGGAGCCCATCATCACGGCTTATCTGCAATGGCTGGGCGTGCTGCCCAAAAAGATTTTCATTTCCCGTGAGGAATTCGGGGAAATCGGCGGAGCGGGAGAGGGAGACAAGGAAGATGAATATTCCGGCATTTCCGATACGCATACACGGATCAATCTGAATGAAACAGGAGAACAAGTCGTCGTAGTTCGCCAGGACAAGGATTCCGGCAGCGTGAAAGATGCTTTCTTTTCCGGCACGCCGTCCCGGAAAGCCGCTTCAGAAGGCTGGACCGTGGATATAGAATCCCCCATGGACCGCGCGGAACGCTGGGCGCGCCGCATGAGGCAGACGGATAATACGGAGGCCGTCCGCGACAAGGCTCGGGGCTATGCCTGGCGTGCCGTAATGTACAAGACCAGCTTTGACGGGCTGCTCCAGGGAACTATGGGCAACTCATTTAAGTACAATGAACCCGTATGGGACATGATTAAGGAGCGCATTCCCGTTTCCCTGTACTTCGGCATCCTGAGCGCCATTATTACCTATTCCGTCTGCATTCCCCTTGGGGTAGTAAAGGCAATCCGCCATAAAAGCCTGGTGGACAACATCTCTTCCGTCCTGATTTTCCTGGGGTACTCCGTGCCTGGGTTCGCCCTGGGAGCCGTACTGGTGGTGTATCTGGGCGCGCGGCTGGAATGGTTCCCTCTCTGCGGGCTTACGTCTCCGGACTTTGCGGACATGGGGTTCTGGCAACAGGCCGGAGACCTGCTGCACCATACGGTGCTCCCCCTGATTTGTTATGTAGTAAGTTCCTTTGCCATCACCACCATGATGATGAAAAACAACCTGATGGACAATCTTTCCGCGGACTACATCAGGACAGCCATGGCCAAGGGCGTGAGTTTCAGAGGGGCCGTCATCAAGCATGCCTTCCGTAACTCCTTTATACCCATTGCCTCCACTCTGGGCAGCCTCATTAGCCTGATTGTGGCCGGCTCCATGCTGGTGGAAAAAGTTTTCGATATCCAGGGGTTCGGGATGCTGAGTTACCAGGCTCTGATGGACAAGGATTACGCCCTGATCATGGGAACGCTGCTGCTTACCTCCTTCCTGATGGTACTGGGCAACCTTCTCTCCGATATCATCGTGGCCGCTGTGGATCCGCGCATCAAATTTGAATAA
- a CDS encoding DUF1287 domain-containing protein: MKPAALLILLFLSCPACLMADNAALAAKAREQVGVTVSYNGGYQSIPYPNGDVPLETGVCTDVVIRAMRAFGLDLQKAVHEDMKAHFSKYPKIWGLKTTDRSIDHRRVPNLRTFFARKGWSVPITENAADYEPGDLVTWNLSDSIPHIGIVSDRKTEEGTPLIIHNVGAGTQEEDFLFSHTITGHYRPVLAERKQKAQP; encoded by the coding sequence ATGAAACCGGCGGCCCTTCTCATCCTCCTGTTTCTTTCCTGCCCTGCATGCCTGATGGCGGACAACGCCGCGCTGGCGGCCAAGGCGCGTGAACAGGTAGGAGTAACGGTTTCCTACAACGGAGGCTATCAATCCATTCCCTACCCCAACGGAGACGTTCCCCTCGAAACGGGAGTATGCACGGATGTGGTCATCCGCGCCATGAGGGCCTTCGGCCTGGACCTTCAAAAAGCCGTGCATGAGGACATGAAGGCCCACTTTTCCAAATACCCTAAAATATGGGGATTGAAAACGACGGACCGCAGCATTGACCACCGCAGGGTCCCTAATCTTCGTACCTTCTTTGCCAGAAAAGGTTGGTCCGTTCCCATTACGGAAAACGCGGCGGACTACGAGCCCGGCGACCTGGTTACATGGAACCTGTCCGATAGTATTCCCCACATTGGCATCGTTTCCGACCGGAAAACGGAGGAAGGCACGCCGCTGATCATTCATAATGTAGGCGCCGGAACGCAGGAAGAAGACTTCCTGTTTTCCCACACCATCACGGGCCACTACCGTCCCGTGCTGGCTGAGAGGAAACAGAAAGCGCAACCCTGA
- a CDS encoding metallophosphoesterase family protein translates to MSRIALISDIHANLPALEAVMKDIEQLQCNAVYCLGDVVGYNANPSECLEFIRSRQIPTVRGNHDEEAIGEDNPAGMNPVAYNALMWTRQQLSEEQKKWLRRAPFQRILPNEIVLVHATQDKPNSWAYVTNVDTATHSINMLRDNQFLCFNGHTHVPRTFIRHEGSIHEYESGDIQLLKTNKYLINVGSVGQPRDGDPRAAYGVLDEDSMVYYQRRVEYDVAEAQRRILAAGLPDMLARRLGEGM, encoded by the coding sequence ATGAGTAGAATAGCCCTGATTAGTGACATCCATGCCAATCTGCCCGCTCTGGAAGCGGTGATGAAGGATATAGAACAGCTTCAATGCAATGCCGTTTACTGCCTGGGCGATGTTGTGGGCTATAACGCCAATCCGTCCGAATGCCTTGAATTCATCCGCAGCCGCCAGATTCCCACCGTGCGCGGCAACCATGATGAGGAAGCCATTGGAGAAGACAATCCGGCAGGGATGAACCCAGTAGCTTACAATGCCCTGATGTGGACGCGGCAGCAACTTTCCGAAGAACAGAAAAAATGGCTTCGCCGCGCTCCTTTCCAGCGCATTCTCCCCAATGAAATCGTTCTGGTGCACGCTACACAGGACAAGCCCAACTCCTGGGCTTACGTCACGAATGTGGATACGGCTACCCACAGCATCAATATGCTGCGTGACAATCAATTCCTGTGCTTTAACGGACACACTCACGTCCCCCGTACATTCATCCGCCATGAAGGAAGCATCCATGAATATGAATCCGGGGATATCCAACTACTCAAAACCAACAAATATCTGATTAATGTGGGCTCTGTAGGCCAGCCCAGAGACGGCGACCCCCGCGCCGCCTACGGCGTGCTTGACGAAGACAGCATGGTGTACTACCAGCGCCGCGTGGAATACGATGTAGCGGAGGCACAAAGACGCATTCTGGCCGCCGGTCTTCCGGACATGCTGGCGCGCCGGTTGGGAGAAGGAATGTAA
- the purD gene encoding phosphoribosylamine--glycine ligase: MKIAVIGKGGREHALVKALKESPSAPEMYCFPGSDAINRLATPIPARDLPSLIDWMVSNKMDLCVAGEESYLVKDEGLANACSRAGIPCWGPVKESAQLEASKEFAKDFLLRHRIPTGQARVAATLEEARQFIGNNYPTVLKFDGLAAGKGVAVCMSKEEADSFLKEVFTDRRFGEGRLLVEEFLTGPEVSIFGALVDDHYLILCPARDYKRLKEGDAGPNTGGMGAVASRRLVEPEMMERIEKEIVAPTVAGLKKDGLPYRGFLYFGLMLTPNGPKVIEYNCRFGDPECQAVMPLLSGDLASFCLHGAKGEFAPEEISFQNGWSVCCVLASKGYPETSHSGDAIQGLDDISNASVYHAGTKWNADKNCYETNGGRVLAVVAQGDTLSEARQRAHNEIKKIQFHGMQRRPDIGFASFV, encoded by the coding sequence ATGAAAATAGCCGTTATTGGAAAAGGTGGACGTGAACATGCACTGGTCAAGGCACTCAAGGAATCTCCCTCCGCTCCGGAAATGTACTGTTTCCCGGGAAGTGACGCCATCAACCGTCTGGCTACCCCCATCCCGGCCAGGGATCTGCCCTCGCTGATCGACTGGATGGTTTCCAATAAAATGGATCTCTGCGTTGCCGGGGAGGAAAGCTATCTGGTCAAGGATGAAGGCCTGGCCAATGCCTGCTCCCGTGCGGGCATCCCCTGCTGGGGGCCGGTAAAAGAAAGCGCCCAGCTGGAAGCCAGCAAGGAATTTGCCAAGGACTTCCTGCTCCGCCACCGCATCCCTACCGGGCAGGCGCGCGTAGCGGCCACATTGGAGGAAGCCCGGCAATTCATCGGAAACAACTATCCTACCGTGCTGAAATTTGACGGTCTGGCCGCCGGAAAGGGCGTAGCCGTCTGCATGAGCAAGGAGGAAGCAGACTCTTTCCTGAAAGAAGTATTTACGGACAGGCGTTTTGGTGAAGGGCGGCTGCTGGTGGAAGAATTTCTTACCGGACCGGAAGTTTCCATCTTCGGCGCTCTGGTGGACGACCATTATCTCATCCTCTGCCCGGCACGGGACTACAAGCGCCTCAAGGAAGGCGATGCAGGCCCCAACACGGGCGGCATGGGAGCGGTGGCTTCCCGTCGGCTGGTGGAGCCGGAAATGATGGAACGCATTGAAAAGGAAATCGTGGCTCCGACGGTAGCCGGACTGAAAAAAGACGGACTGCCTTACCGGGGTTTTCTGTACTTCGGCCTGATGCTGACTCCAAACGGCCCAAAAGTAATTGAATACAACTGCCGCTTCGGCGATCCGGAATGCCAGGCCGTTATGCCCCTGCTCTCCGGAGACTTGGCTTCCTTCTGCCTGCATGGGGCCAAGGGAGAATTTGCGCCGGAAGAAATTTCCTTCCAAAACGGCTGGAGCGTCTGCTGCGTGCTGGCCTCCAAAGGATATCCGGAGACCTCCCATTCCGGCGACGCTATTCAGGGACTGGACGATATTTCAAATGCTTCCGTTTACCACGCCGGCACCAAATGGAATGCGGATAAAAACTGTTATGAAACCAATGGCGGCCGCGTCCTGGCCGTCGTGGCACAGGGAGATACCCTCTCCGAAGCGCGCCAGCGTGCCCACAACGAAATCAAAAAGATTCAATTTCACGGCATGCAGCGCCGGCCGGACATCGGCTTTGCCAGCTTCGTCTGA
- a CDS encoding DUF2075 domain-containing protein: MIQRSYYFNDLQSFCTQTLEEILGQIALHTPFSLDQNSRNSFVHEIRLLQSVLKSIPSGSIALEYTIPRIGERIDVVIACAGILYILEFKVGESSYPRHAIDQVVDYALALKYFHQESYQKKIVPLVVCTHAPSKEFQLIMNPDGVYLPILCNDNTLGPNLTKLTNNLCDDEFHFKQWLISPYMPTPTIIEAAQALYRGHGVKEISRSSAGAYNLSLTTKVLNRIIEQSKQYHQKSICFVTGVPGAGKTLVGLNIANERHQYDKQEHAVFLSGNGPLVAVLREALVRDEIKRCKGKITKITSKRKVAAFIQNIHHFRDTYLPPSEQVPAEKVTIFDEAQRAWTKEQTAKFMLKRHVPSWNMSEPEFLISVMDRHQDWAVIICLIGGGQEIHTGEAGLLAWFDALRNHFPHWNVYVSPQISDVEYTQGKTLESLFMGLHLYQEKKLHLSVSLRSFRNEKVSAFVKSLLDENLPIAQQLYSELSLNYPIVITRSLEKAKQWVQNQSRGTERYGLISSSGAKRLRQFGIWVQNDIQAENWFLNDKEDVRSSYFLEETATEFDIQGLEIDWAIVAWDADFRIEKGHFKAYNFKGSSWKIVRKKDAQLYLKNTYRVLLTRARQGFVIFIPKGCDEDLTRHSSFYDGIYYYLKEIGIKELCLSEEQ, translated from the coding sequence ATGATACAAAGGTCTTATTATTTCAATGACCTACAGTCTTTTTGTACCCAAACTCTAGAAGAAATTTTAGGGCAGATTGCTCTTCATACCCCATTTTCTTTAGATCAAAATTCACGTAATTCTTTTGTTCACGAAATTAGATTACTCCAAAGTGTTCTTAAAAGTATTCCCTCTGGATCCATAGCCCTTGAATACACTATTCCTCGCATCGGAGAGCGAATAGATGTCGTAATCGCTTGTGCTGGTATTCTCTATATTCTTGAATTTAAAGTAGGAGAATCATCTTATCCAAGACATGCTATTGATCAAGTGGTAGATTATGCACTAGCATTAAAATATTTCCATCAAGAAAGTTATCAAAAGAAAATTGTTCCTCTGGTAGTCTGCACTCATGCTCCTTCTAAAGAGTTTCAACTTATAATGAACCCAGATGGGGTTTATCTTCCTATCCTTTGCAATGATAATACCTTAGGTCCTAATTTAACAAAACTTACTAACAATCTGTGTGATGACGAATTCCATTTTAAACAATGGTTAATTTCGCCATACATGCCTACTCCCACGATCATTGAAGCAGCTCAAGCACTCTACCGTGGACATGGAGTCAAAGAAATTTCACGGAGTAGTGCCGGAGCCTACAATCTTAGTCTCACAACAAAGGTACTAAATCGTATTATTGAACAAAGTAAACAGTATCATCAAAAATCTATTTGTTTTGTTACTGGCGTACCTGGTGCCGGAAAAACGCTAGTAGGCCTCAATATTGCAAATGAGCGACATCAATATGATAAACAAGAACATGCAGTTTTTCTTTCCGGTAATGGTCCCTTGGTTGCTGTCCTGCGAGAAGCTCTAGTACGAGATGAAATTAAACGCTGTAAAGGCAAAATAACAAAAATAACATCTAAAAGAAAAGTTGCTGCCTTTATTCAAAATATCCATCATTTTCGTGATACTTATCTACCTCCTTCCGAACAAGTTCCTGCGGAAAAAGTAACTATTTTTGACGAAGCACAACGTGCTTGGACAAAAGAGCAAACGGCTAAATTTATGTTAAAACGCCATGTTCCCTCCTGGAACATGTCTGAACCAGAATTCCTCATTAGTGTAATGGATCGCCATCAAGATTGGGCTGTAATCATTTGTCTAATTGGAGGTGGTCAAGAAATACATACTGGAGAAGCTGGCCTTTTAGCTTGGTTTGATGCACTAAGAAACCATTTCCCTCATTGGAATGTTTATGTGTCCCCCCAAATCTCTGATGTAGAATATACGCAAGGAAAAACACTTGAATCTCTCTTTATGGGATTACATCTTTATCAGGAAAAAAAACTTCATCTTTCTGTCTCACTTCGTTCTTTTCGGAATGAAAAAGTTTCAGCATTTGTAAAATCTCTATTGGATGAAAACTTACCAATAGCTCAACAACTCTATTCAGAACTCTCACTTAATTATCCTATTGTCATTACACGTAGCCTAGAAAAAGCTAAACAATGGGTACAAAATCAATCCCGAGGTACAGAACGTTATGGACTCATTTCTAGTTCAGGAGCCAAACGTCTACGCCAATTTGGTATTTGGGTACAGAACGATATTCAGGCAGAAAATTGGTTTTTAAACGATAAAGAGGATGTACGCTCTTCCTATTTTCTAGAAGAAACAGCAACTGAATTTGATATTCAGGGTCTTGAAATTGATTGGGCAATCGTTGCATGGGATGCAGACTTTCGTATAGAAAAAGGACATTTTAAAGCTTATAATTTTAAGGGGTCTAGTTGGAAAATAGTTCGTAAGAAAGATGCACAACTCTATCTCAAAAATACTTACCGTGTTTTATTAACACGAGCACGCCAAGGGTTCGTTATTTTTATTCCAAAAGGATGTGACGAGGATTTGACTCGTCACTCCTCCTTCTATGATGGTATTTATTATTACCTAAAAGAAATAGGTATCAAGGAGCTATGCCTTTCTGAAGAACAATAG
- a CDS encoding 2-dehydropantoate 2-reductase, whose protein sequence is MKIAILGAGALGCYYGARLQESGQDVSFIVRSEYGYLKEHGLQVKSLHGNISLPRINVYRDTEEVGPVDLVVVAWKSTANAGFSRALPPLMGPDTTVVTLQNGMGNAEEIARIIPAERIYVGLCFICAMREKPGHVNHLEGGNIQFAPFIPTPEGTEKARELSELFANAGIKTRAFDAAEQIQWYKLVWNIPFNGLCLALGGISIAELYQNPENVVRARRIMEEVVQAARARGYALPEDLVEFHLSRTETMGAFIPSSAVDYNEGRPVEYTAIWGDPLSKARQAGAFVPEWELLDKAIRKRLNMNSPSDSI, encoded by the coding sequence ATGAAAATCGCCATTCTGGGAGCCGGAGCCCTGGGTTGCTATTACGGAGCCAGACTTCAGGAATCGGGGCAGGACGTATCCTTCATCGTACGTTCGGAATACGGCTATCTGAAAGAACACGGCCTTCAGGTGAAAAGCCTGCATGGGAATATCTCCCTGCCCCGCATCAACGTTTACCGGGACACGGAGGAAGTCGGCCCGGTAGACCTCGTTGTCGTTGCATGGAAAAGCACGGCAAACGCCGGATTTTCCAGAGCTCTTCCTCCGTTGATGGGGCCGGACACAACTGTGGTTACACTCCAGAACGGCATGGGAAATGCGGAGGAAATTGCCCGCATCATCCCGGCGGAGCGTATCTATGTGGGCCTGTGCTTCATCTGCGCTATGCGGGAAAAACCGGGCCATGTCAACCATCTGGAAGGGGGCAACATCCAGTTCGCCCCCTTCATCCCCACGCCGGAAGGGACTGAAAAAGCCAGGGAACTCTCCGAGCTGTTTGCCAATGCCGGCATCAAAACGCGCGCCTTTGACGCCGCAGAGCAAATCCAGTGGTACAAACTCGTCTGGAACATCCCGTTTAACGGGCTTTGCCTGGCTCTGGGCGGCATCAGCATTGCGGAACTCTACCAAAATCCGGAAAACGTCGTACGCGCGCGCCGCATCATGGAAGAAGTAGTACAGGCAGCCAGGGCCCGCGGCTACGCCCTGCCGGAAGATTTGGTTGAATTCCACCTTTCCCGTACGGAAACCATGGGGGCTTTCATCCCGTCCAGCGCCGTGGACTACAACGAAGGCCGCCCCGTCGAATACACAGCTATCTGGGGAGACCCTCTCTCCAAGGCCCGGCAAGCCGGAGCCTTCGTGCCGGAATGGGAACTTCTGGACAAAGCCATCCGCAAGCGCCTGAACATGAATAGTCCTTCTGATTCTATTTAA